In Helianthus annuus cultivar XRQ/B chromosome 9, HanXRQr2.0-SUNRISE, whole genome shotgun sequence, the following are encoded in one genomic region:
- the LOC110876136 gene encoding phosphoserine aminotransferase 2, chloroplastic has product MEMSHRGKEFLSIIQKAESDLRKLLDISDDYAVLFLQGGATTQFASIPLNICKPEDPVDYIVTGSWGDKAYKEATKYCKPKVIWTGKPEKYTGLPVFDELDQNINARYLHICANETIHGVEFKDYPTVKNKDAVLVADMSSNFCSKPVDVSKFGIIYAGAQKNVGPSGVTIVIIRKVVALWRLSVSPEGMRKNEGWIMENCCRLLKRN; this is encoded by the coding sequence ATGGAGATGAGCCACAGAGGAAAAGAGTTtctttcaatcattcaaaaagcAGAATCAGATCTGAGAAAATTACTCGACATCTCCGATGATTACGCCGTCTTGTTCCTTCAAGGCGGCGCCACCACCCAATTCGCTAGCATCCCGTTAAACATATGTAAACCGGAAGATCCGGTTGATTACATCGTCACCGGTTCATGGGGCGACAAGGCGTATAAAGAAGCAACAAAATATTGCAAACCTAAAGTGATCTGGACCGGTAAACCGGAGAAATACACCGGGTTACCGGTTTTTGATGAGTTGGATCAGAATATTAACGCAAGGTATTTGCATATATGCGCCAATGAAACTATTCACGGTGTTGAGTTTAAAGATTACCCCACTGTAAAAAACAAAGATGCGGTTTTGGTAGCTGATATGTCTTCTAACTTTTGTTCAAAACCGGTTGATGTTTCGAAATTTGGGATTATTTATGCAGGGGCTCAGAAGAATGTGGGCCCATCTGGGGTTACAATTGTGATTATAAGGAAAGTGGTGGCGCTGTGGCGGTTGTCGGTGTCGCCTGAGGGAATGAGAAAGAATGAAGGTTGGATTATGGAGAATTGTTGCAGGTTGTTGaagagaaattag